Proteins found in one Campylobacter lari genomic segment:
- a CDS encoding diacylglycerol kinase — MKPKYSLFKNASYALNGIKFLLKDEMAFRIEFAIILPLIFVSLFLPVSFLEHFVLMFVLVLILIVEALNSAIEACVDLCTSEFHILAKKAKDCASAGVFFSVVLAIITWSFILFDLVREWMIK, encoded by the coding sequence ATGAAACCAAAGTATTCTTTATTTAAAAATGCAAGTTATGCATTAAATGGAATTAAATTTTTACTCAAAGATGAAATGGCTTTTAGGATAGAATTTGCTATTATTTTACCTTTGATTTTTGTAAGCTTATTTTTGCCTGTAAGTTTTTTAGAACACTTTGTACTAATGTTTGTTTTGGTGCTAATTTTGATTGTAGAAGCACTAAATTCTGCTATAGAGGCTTGTGTGGATCTTTGCACGAGCGAATTTCACATCTTGGCTAAAAAAGCAAAAGATTGTGCGAGCGCTGGGGTGTTTTTTAGCGTGGTTTTAGCTATAATTACTTGGAGTTTTATTCTTTTTGATTTGGTTAGAGAATGGATGATAAAGTAA
- a CDS encoding metal ABC transporter ATP-binding protein, whose amino-acid sequence MIKINIKNLNFSYNQDEVLKNINLNYESKDFLAIVGPNGGGKSTLLKLILGLLNSHKNINFEGLSLKDIGYVPQNTLANPNFPVRVLEVVMMGRVDKKFFGFYTKKDQEQALLALEKVGMRNFWDKKISELSGGQRQRVYIARALASECKLLILDEPTASIDTKGSVQIFELLKKLHESGVGVIVICHDLNVSLAYANKIAYLNKELFLHENTPEKKAHLLAHLSQNHTHFCDVELSLEQCCCEGKNHA is encoded by the coding sequence ATGATAAAAATCAATATTAAAAATTTAAACTTTTCCTATAATCAAGATGAGGTTTTAAAAAATATCAACCTAAACTATGAAAGCAAAGACTTTTTAGCCATAGTAGGACCAAATGGCGGGGGCAAATCTACACTTTTAAAACTCATACTAGGCTTACTAAATAGCCATAAAAATATAAACTTTGAGGGATTGAGTTTAAAAGATATAGGTTATGTCCCACAAAATACTTTAGCTAATCCAAACTTTCCAGTACGCGTGCTAGAAGTGGTGATGATGGGTAGGGTGGATAAAAAATTCTTTGGTTTTTATACCAAAAAAGATCAAGAACAAGCCTTACTAGCATTAGAAAAAGTAGGTATGAGAAATTTTTGGGATAAAAAAATCAGCGAACTAAGCGGAGGCCAAAGACAAAGAGTTTATATAGCAAGAGCTCTAGCAAGTGAATGCAAGCTTTTAATCCTTGATGAGCCTACTGCAAGTATAGATACTAAAGGCTCAGTGCAGATTTTTGAGCTTTTGAAAAAATTACACGAAAGTGGGGTTGGTGTGATAGTAATATGCCATGATTTAAATGTAAGCTTAGCTTATGCAAATAAAATCGCATATTTAAATAAAGAATTATTCTTACATGAAAACACCCCTGAAAAAAAGGCACATTTACTAGCACATTTAAGCCAAAATCACACGCATTTTTGTGATGTGGAGCTTAGCTTGGAGCAGTGTTGCTGTGAAGGAAAAAACCATGCTTGA
- a CDS encoding manganese efflux pump MntP, with protein MDISSLIILSFALAADAFAVSLCKGFSVKELKLKHYLIVGLYFGGFQALMPAIGYTLGDSFGSFVEKIDHWIAFILLGAIGGKMIQESFKNDSCKENSNLFDFKTMIALAIATSIDALAVGVSFAFLKVDLFIALLCIGMITFIMCILALKIGNKFGIYLKSKAEFLGGAILIFLAVKILFEHLS; from the coding sequence ATGGATATTTCAAGTCTAATAATTTTATCTTTTGCTTTAGCTGCAGATGCTTTTGCGGTTTCACTATGCAAAGGTTTTAGTGTTAAAGAATTAAAATTAAAGCATTATTTAATAGTTGGATTATATTTTGGTGGCTTTCAGGCTTTAATGCCTGCTATTGGATACACTCTAGGTGATTCTTTTGGTTCGTTTGTAGAAAAAATCGACCACTGGATTGCTTTCATTCTTCTTGGTGCTATAGGTGGTAAAATGATACAAGAATCTTTCAAAAATGATAGCTGTAAAGAAAATTCAAATTTATTTGATTTTAAAACCATGATAGCTCTTGCTATTGCAACTAGCATTGATGCACTTGCTGTTGGAGTGAGTTTTGCTTTTTTAAAAGTGGATTTGTTTATAGCATTGCTATGCATAGGTATGATCACTTTCATAATGTGTATTTTAGCTTTAAAAATAGGTAATAAATTCGGCATCTATCTCAAAAGTAAAGCCGAATTTCTAGGTGGTGCTATTTTAATTTTCCTAGCGGTTAAAATTTTATTTGAACATTTATCTTAA
- a CDS encoding metal ABC transporter solute-binding protein, Zn/Mn family, whose amino-acid sequence MRVLFLCLISFLSIYAKDLVSVSIAPQAYFIKQIAKETLDVNIVIPPNANEHTFEFKPSGILKLEKSDIYFTANLEFEKIWILKLKDNLKNTKIISTQNGIDFIPLQEHAHEGHHHGDDPHTWLDPLLAKTHAKNIALALIEQYPQNKAFYEQNLESFLKELDELNLQIQALFKHTKNKYFLVYHPSWGYFTKRYHLSQIPIEIEGKEPKPKDLAKLTKLIQKERIKAIFIPKEANNNTIKAMASNYNLKIIELDHLPSDYKNELLKDAKNIASALQ is encoded by the coding sequence ATGCGTGTATTGTTTTTGTGTTTAATTTCATTTTTAAGTATATATGCCAAAGATTTGGTAAGTGTTAGTATAGCCCCACAAGCTTACTTTATAAAGCAAATTGCCAAAGAGACTTTAGATGTTAATATAGTCATACCACCTAATGCGAATGAACATACTTTCGAATTTAAGCCAAGCGGCATTTTAAAGCTTGAAAAAAGCGATATTTACTTCACAGCAAATTTAGAATTTGAAAAAATTTGGATTTTAAAACTTAAAGATAATCTCAAAAATACCAAAATCATCTCTACTCAAAATGGTATTGATTTTATACCTTTGCAGGAGCATGCTCACGAAGGACACCATCATGGAGATGACCCTCACACATGGCTTGATCCGCTTTTAGCAAAAACTCATGCTAAAAATATCGCCCTAGCACTTATAGAACAATACCCACAAAATAAAGCATTTTACGAGCAAAATTTAGAAAGTTTTTTAAAAGAACTTGATGAATTAAATCTACAAATACAAGCCTTGTTTAAACACACAAAAAATAAATATTTTTTAGTCTATCATCCATCTTGGGGGTATTTTACAAAAAGATATCATCTAAGCCAAATTCCTATAGAAATAGAAGGAAAAGAACCTAAGCCAAAAGACTTAGCCAAGCTTACAAAACTCATACAAAAAGAGCGAATAAAAGCTATTTTTATACCAAAAGAAGCTAATAACAACACCATTAAAGCTATGGCGAGTAATTATAATCTTAAAATCATAGAACTTGATCATTTGCCAAGTGATTATAAAAATGAGCTTTTAAAAGACGCAAAAAATATAGCAAGTGCTTTACAATGA
- a CDS encoding helix-turn-helix domain-containing protein: protein MDDKVKTLCTKIFGKKRFEILEFLALHADDDGFVFANIEELSKSLNISKPTIISTFKFLEEKALLEKLKNGLYKLK from the coding sequence ATGGATGATAAAGTAAAAACACTATGTACGAAAATATTTGGTAAAAAACGCTTTGAAATTTTAGAATTTTTAGCCCTTCATGCTGATGATGATGGCTTTGTCTTTGCAAACATAGAAGAACTTTCTAAAAGTTTAAATATCAGCAAACCAACCATCATTTCTACTTTTAAATTTTTAGAAGAAAAAGCTTTACTTGAAAAACTTAAAAACGGCTTATATAAACTCAAATAG
- a CDS encoding exodeoxyribonuclease III, translating into MRLLSWNVNGLRAICDKNALDWIEKEEIDFIGFQEIKAHEDKFPKRIYEYPFKHMYSNSAKRAGYSGVMSLCNFDSEVKKCEFFDDDEGRVLEHRFKNIVLFNIYFPNGQKDEDRLSFKMKFYNDFLVYLDKLLKEGKEIIICGDVNTAHREIDLTHPKANEKTSGFLPIERAWIDDLLKLGFVDTFRYINGDVKEKYSWWSYRMKARERNVGWRIDYFFISNGLKDKLKNAFIRDDIFGSDHAPVGIEIDI; encoded by the coding sequence ATGAGATTACTTTCTTGGAATGTAAATGGCCTAAGGGCAATTTGTGATAAAAATGCTCTTGATTGGATCGAAAAAGAAGAAATCGACTTTATAGGTTTTCAAGAAATCAAAGCACACGAGGATAAATTTCCAAAAAGAATTTACGAATATCCTTTTAAACATATGTATTCAAATAGCGCTAAAAGAGCAGGATATTCAGGTGTAATGAGCTTGTGTAATTTTGATAGCGAAGTAAAAAAATGCGAGTTTTTTGATGATGATGAGGGTAGGGTTTTAGAGCATAGATTTAAAAATATAGTTTTGTTTAATATCTATTTTCCAAATGGTCAAAAAGACGAAGATCGCTTGAGCTTTAAAATGAAGTTTTATAATGATTTTTTAGTGTATTTAGATAAGCTTTTAAAAGAAGGTAAAGAAATCATTATCTGTGGCGATGTCAATACTGCACATCGCGAGATAGATTTAACTCACCCAAAAGCTAATGAAAAAACTTCAGGTTTTTTACCTATTGAGCGTGCTTGGATAGATGATTTGTTAAAACTAGGCTTTGTAGATACTTTTAGATATATAAATGGTGATGTTAAAGAAAAGTATTCGTGGTGGAGCTATAGAATGAAAGCAAGAGAAAGAAATGTGGGCTGGAGAATTGATTATTTTTTCATTTCTAATGGCTTAAAAGATAAGCTTAAAAATGCCTTCATAAGAGATGATATTTTTGGTTCAGATCACGCTCCCGTAGGAATAGAAATAGATATTTAA
- the rplT gene encoding 50S ribosomal protein L20: MARVKTGVVRRRRHKKVLKLARGFYSGRRKHFRKAKEQLERSLVYAYRDRRRKKRDFRRLWIVRINAACRLNDISYSRFINGLKKAGIELDRKILADLAMNDAAAFAKIADAAKKAL, from the coding sequence ATGGCAAGAGTAAAAACAGGTGTTGTAAGACGCCGCAGACATAAAAAAGTTTTAAAACTTGCGCGTGGTTTTTATAGTGGTCGCCGCAAACACTTTAGAAAAGCTAAAGAACAATTAGAAAGAAGTTTGGTTTATGCGTATCGTGATAGACGCCGCAAAAAACGTGATTTCCGTCGTCTTTGGATAGTACGTATCAATGCAGCTTGCAGACTAAATGATATTAGTTATTCAAGATTTATAAATGGTCTTAAAAAAGCAGGCATTGAGCTTGATAGAAAAATCTTAGCTGATTTAGCGATGAATGACGCAGCTGCTTTTGCTAAAATAGCAGATGCTGCTAAAAAAGCACTTTAA
- the pyrC gene encoding dihydroorotase has translation MTLKNPLDMHLHLRDESMLELVAPFSAKDFKAGVIMPNLITPLTEIIALKAYKERILKACNNEDFIPLMTLFFKNYDEKFLEKAKDELFAIKLYPAGITTNSDNGISSFDIEKLKPTLNAMSELNIPLLVHGETNDFVMDREANFAKIYEKLAKNFPKLKIVMEHITTKVLCDLLKDYENLYATITLHHLMITLDDVVGGKMDPHLFCKPIAKRYEDKDALCELAFSGYEKAIFGSDSAPHPLHTKECCGCAAGVFSAPVILPVLAELFEKHSNEANLQKFISDNACKIHNLKFEKNKIITLEKQEWQVAQKYGDVVPFMAGKNIGFMTLS, from the coding sequence ATGACACTTAAAAACCCTTTGGATATGCATTTACATTTACGCGATGAAAGTATGCTTGAACTTGTAGCTCCATTTAGCGCAAAAGACTTTAAGGCAGGGGTTATCATGCCAAATTTAATTACCCCACTTACTGAAATAATTGCACTCAAAGCTTATAAAGAACGCATTTTAAAAGCATGTAATAATGAAGATTTTATACCCTTGATGACCTTATTTTTTAAAAACTATGATGAGAAATTTTTAGAAAAAGCTAAAGATGAGCTTTTTGCTATCAAGCTTTACCCTGCAGGTATAACTACCAACTCAGATAATGGAATTTCAAGTTTTGATATAGAAAAGTTAAAACCTACGCTAAACGCTATGAGTGAATTAAACATACCTTTGCTTGTGCATGGCGAAACCAATGATTTTGTAATGGATAGAGAAGCAAATTTTGCTAAAATCTATGAAAAACTAGCTAAAAACTTTCCAAAATTAAAAATTGTAATGGAACATATTACCACTAAGGTTTTATGTGATTTATTAAAAGATTATGAAAATTTATACGCAACTATCACTTTACACCATTTAATGATAACGCTTGATGATGTAGTAGGTGGCAAGATGGATCCGCATTTATTTTGTAAACCTATTGCAAAACGCTATGAAGACAAAGATGCTTTATGTGAGCTTGCTTTTAGTGGCTATGAAAAGGCTATATTTGGAAGCGATAGCGCGCCTCATCCATTGCATACTAAAGAATGCTGTGGTTGTGCAGCTGGCGTATTTAGTGCGCCGGTGATTTTACCTGTGTTAGCTGAACTTTTTGAAAAACACTCAAATGAAGCAAATTTACAGAAATTTATTTCAGATAATGCTTGTAAAATCCATAACCTTAAATTTGAAAAAAACAAAATCATCACTTTAGAAAAACAAGAATGGCAAGTAGCACAAAAATACGGCGATGTAGTGCCATTTATGGCAGGAAAAAATATTGGTTTTATGACTCTTTCATAA
- a CDS encoding TM2 domain-containing protein — protein MDANSVFLSLKDKTPSNKWSELQQKLSNASEEALSQIALTPLKSNIVALVIGIFFGWCGADRFYIGDKKIAFAKIALFVFIVVVVTVTQIDTLRLIITLYVLVDLYFVWKETKKRNLSKIYSILD, from the coding sequence ATGGATGCAAATTCTGTATTTTTGTCTCTTAAAGATAAAACCCCATCAAACAAATGGAGTGAATTACAACAAAAATTATCTAATGCATCAGAGGAAGCTTTATCTCAAATTGCTTTAACGCCTTTAAAAAGTAATATAGTTGCTTTGGTTATAGGTATTTTCTTTGGATGGTGCGGTGCAGATAGATTTTATATTGGTGATAAAAAAATTGCTTTTGCTAAGATTGCTTTATTTGTTTTTATTGTTGTGGTTGTAACAGTAACACAAATTGATACTTTAAGATTGATTATTACTCTATATGTTTTGGTGGATTTATATTTTGTATGGAAAGAAACCAAAAAGAGAAACTTATCAAAAATTTATAGTATTTTGGATTGA
- a CDS encoding class I SAM-dependent methyltransferase — protein sequence MNLWNKKAKSYTRYNHSLNEIQKATFAKLGSLQGKSVVDIGCGSGVWTLHLAQKAKSVLGVDSSSAMLEILQEDAKTHAISNVKTLNLDFENFYKNNNTKFDLAFLSMSPALQNEKDYKAFLSLASKKVYLGWASRRKSSFLDPIFEHFNTHFKGFYESDLQSFLNAQNIPYEYEIFNETRVVKRDKQSAIENALWHLSMNGINANKQELESFVKDEVEEIIEANIKILFIE from the coding sequence ATGAATTTATGGAATAAAAAAGCAAAAAGCTATACAAGGTATAATCATAGTTTAAACGAAATTCAAAAAGCTACTTTTGCAAAACTTGGATCCTTGCAAGGTAAAAGCGTGGTGGATATAGGTTGTGGGAGCGGTGTTTGGACTTTGCATTTAGCACAAAAAGCAAAAAGTGTTTTGGGTGTAGACAGCTCTAGTGCTATGCTTGAAATTTTACAAGAAGATGCAAAAACTCATGCTATATCAAATGTAAAAACTTTAAATTTAGATTTTGAAAACTTTTATAAAAACAATAACACGAAATTTGACTTAGCCTTTTTGAGTATGTCTCCTGCTTTACAAAATGAAAAAGACTATAAAGCTTTTTTAAGCTTAGCTTCTAAAAAGGTGTATTTAGGCTGGGCAAGTAGGCGTAAAAGTAGCTTTTTAGATCCTATATTTGAGCATTTTAACACGCATTTTAAAGGTTTTTATGAAAGTGATTTGCAAAGTTTTTTAAATGCGCAAAATATCCCTTATGAGTATGAAATTTTTAACGAAACTAGAGTGGTAAAAAGAGACAAGCAAAGTGCGATAGAAAATGCTTTGTGGCATTTGAGCATGAATGGTATTAATGCAAATAAACAAGAGCTAGAAAGCTTTGTAAAAGATGAGGTAGAAGAGATTATAGAAGCAAATATTAAAATTTTATTCATAGAATAA
- the rpmI gene encoding 50S ribosomal protein L35 — protein MPKMKSVKSAVKRFKVGKNKIKRGAAYRSHILTKKPAKRMRDLRTSKYVHSTNVKAVEKMLGI, from the coding sequence ATGCCAAAAATGAAAAGCGTTAAAAGTGCTGTTAAACGCTTCAAAGTAGGTAAAAATAAAATCAAAAGAGGCGCTGCTTATAGAAGCCACATTTTGACTAAAAAACCTGCTAAAAGAATGCGCGATCTTCGCACTTCTAAGTATGTTCACTCAACCAATGTTAAAGCGGTTGAAAAAATGTTAGGAATTTAA
- a CDS encoding YkgJ family cysteine cluster protein: MILKHNFPCTSCGACCKNINGIEELKHFNINGVCINLQEDNSCKIYNERPLVCRVEDFYNKYFKATMSKKDFYNENIKICNLLQDKLKLDKKYKINLITKEI; encoded by the coding sequence ATAATATTAAAACATAATTTTCCTTGCACTTCATGTGGGGCATGTTGTAAAAATATTAATGGCATTGAAGAGTTGAAACACTTTAATATAAATGGTGTTTGCATTAATTTACAAGAAGATAATTCTTGTAAAATTTACAACGAAAGACCCTTGGTATGCAGAGTGGAAGATTTTTACAATAAATATTTTAAAGCCACTATGAGTAAAAAGGATTTTTATAACGAAAATATAAAAATATGTAATTTATTGCAAGATAAATTGAAACTAGATAAAAAATACAAAATAAATTTAATAACAAAGGAGATTTAA
- a CDS encoding TM2 domain-containing protein, with protein sequence MFLLYLKDKIPANKLSFIEEQLKHISEDKLQKLNLVKLKNAELGLILSITFGSCGVDRFYKGDWLLGCAKLSLLFLYVVFNTPIDVICVFVVLFWYIADIFLVFFGIKKDNFKKIIGFMKES encoded by the coding sequence ATGTTTTTGCTTTATCTTAAAGATAAAATTCCTGCAAATAAACTATCTTTTATTGAAGAACAATTAAAGCATATTTCGGAAGATAAGCTTCAAAAACTTAATTTAGTTAAGTTAAAAAATGCCGAGCTTGGTTTAATCTTAAGCATTACTTTTGGTTCTTGCGGGGTTGATAGATTTTATAAAGGTGATTGGCTTCTTGGTTGTGCTAAATTATCGCTTCTGTTTTTGTATGTTGTATTTAATACCCCTATAGATGTTATTTGTGTATTTGTGGTTTTATTTTGGTATATTGCTGATATTTTTTTGGTGTTTTTTGGTATAAAAAAAGATAATTTTAAAAAGATTATTGGTTTTATGAAAGAGTCATAA
- a CDS encoding DNA ligase, with product MLLKKHFNHITRLFISLVFLFTLFLNPLFAKDILLFKVYDEKVFKDINLSHYLMSEKLDGVRGLWSGKSMQTRAGNTIKLPLFFTKNFPKFELDGELWIKRASFEEISSLIRQENPDEKLWQKVSYNVFDVPNACEEFKLDPCTLEARLEVLKKYLAKNSNDFIKIIPQIRIKDKNHLKQFYQDIISHKGEGVIIRLNNAPYEKKRSNNAFKLKPFDDTECVVKKHFEGKGKFEGKMGSLLCEAVIEGKKVSFKIGSGFKERDRLNPPLIGAIITFKYNGLTKNGKPKFASFLRVHENSILKQK from the coding sequence ATGCTGCTAAAAAAGCACTTTAATCATATTACAAGGCTTTTTATAAGCCTTGTTTTTCTCTTTACTCTCTTTTTAAATCCTCTTTTTGCTAAAGATATTTTACTTTTTAAAGTTTATGATGAAAAAGTGTTTAAAGATATAAATTTAAGCCATTATCTCATGAGCGAAAAGCTCGATGGCGTAAGAGGACTTTGGAGCGGTAAGTCTATGCAAACAAGAGCAGGAAATACTATAAAACTTCCTTTATTTTTCACAAAAAACTTTCCTAAATTTGAGTTAGATGGAGAACTTTGGATAAAAAGAGCTTCTTTTGAAGAAATTTCATCTTTAATACGCCAAGAAAATCCCGATGAAAAGCTTTGGCAAAAAGTAAGTTATAATGTCTTTGATGTGCCAAATGCTTGCGAGGAATTTAAACTTGATCCTTGTACTTTAGAAGCAAGATTAGAAGTTTTAAAAAAGTATCTAGCTAAAAACTCAAATGATTTTATAAAAATCATCCCACAAATTCGCATTAAAGATAAAAATCATTTAAAGCAGTTTTACCAAGATATCATTTCGCATAAAGGCGAGGGCGTGATCATAAGATTAAACAACGCACCTTATGAAAAGAAAAGATCAAACAATGCTTTTAAGTTAAAACCTTTTGATGATACAGAATGTGTTGTAAAAAAGCATTTTGAAGGTAAAGGAAAATTTGAAGGTAAAATGGGATCTTTGCTTTGTGAAGCAGTGATTGAGGGTAAAAAAGTAAGTTTTAAGATAGGTTCAGGTTTTAAAGAAAGAGATCGCTTAAACCCTCCACTAATTGGTGCTATCATCACTTTTAAATACAATGGCTTAACCAAAAATGGCAAGCCAAAATTTGCTAGTTTTTTAAGAGTACATGAAAATAGTATTTTAAAGCAAAAGTAA
- a CDS encoding phosphoethanolamine transferase, protein MHLKLSWTKFTLLNTIFIMVFNFPLFEFVYEKINQNSMLFSVFFGIYFFLVLGVLSLIYFPYITKILSIFLLSTCAICSYFISNYGVLIDDSMIQNVVETDNREFFSYFNFSFALYILAFVVFPSALILFTKIDYQRYILKKSVLFFSALIICFGLIAFTSKTLLPFLRSHNIIRMYNLPFYPIYSSIEFTKKKLAGKKELTIISNDANLKDTNTTKLMVLVVGETARASNYSLGDYKTNDTNFYTKNEPNLVYFSDVSSCGTATAKSLPCMFSRHKRTSFENEIYEENVLDILQKVGVQSIWFGNNSGGCKGNCDRIEHKLISKDYDESLLELVKQELENTNSNKIIIVHLQGSHGPTYYKRYPSEFKKFIPTCDTNELNTCTYEQIINTYDNTLLYTDFIIKNLIDLLKENPNQEASLLYLSDHGESLGENGIYLHGMPYLIAPKDQKHIPMIFWSKDSKLSQDLQGKKDYKLSQDNLFSSLLGYFGVNSKEYEENYDLFSKNLKENPQ, encoded by the coding sequence ATGCACCTAAAGCTTTCATGGACTAAATTTACCTTGCTTAATACAATTTTTATTATGGTATTTAACTTTCCATTGTTTGAATTTGTATATGAAAAGATAAATCAAAATTCTATGCTTTTTAGTGTATTTTTTGGAATTTATTTTTTCTTAGTATTAGGTGTTTTATCTTTAATATATTTTCCATATATCACTAAAATTTTAAGTATATTTTTACTCAGCACTTGTGCGATTTGTAGCTATTTTATAAGTAATTATGGAGTATTAATCGATGATAGCATGATACAAAATGTCGTTGAGACAGACAATAGAGAGTTTTTTTCTTATTTTAACTTTTCTTTTGCATTATATATTCTAGCTTTTGTAGTTTTTCCTAGTGCACTTATACTCTTTACTAAGATTGACTATCAAAGATATATACTTAAGAAAAGCGTATTGTTTTTTAGTGCTTTAATTATATGTTTTGGTTTAATTGCCTTTACTTCCAAAACACTATTGCCTTTTCTAAGATCACATAATATCATTAGAATGTATAATCTACCTTTTTATCCTATATATTCGAGCATAGAATTTACAAAGAAAAAACTAGCAGGCAAAAAAGAACTAACTATCATATCAAATGATGCAAACTTAAAAGATACAAATACAACTAAGCTTATGGTTTTAGTAGTAGGCGAAACCGCTAGAGCAAGCAATTATTCTTTAGGTGATTATAAAACAAATGATACTAATTTTTATACTAAAAATGAACCAAATTTAGTGTATTTTAGCGATGTAAGCTCATGTGGAACTGCTACAGCAAAAAGCTTACCTTGTATGTTTTCAAGACACAAAAGAACAAGTTTTGAAAATGAGATATACGAAGAAAATGTTTTAGATATCTTGCAAAAAGTTGGAGTGCAAAGTATTTGGTTTGGCAATAACTCAGGAGGTTGTAAGGGAAATTGTGACCGCATAGAGCATAAATTAATCTCTAAAGATTACGATGAGAGCTTACTTGAGCTTGTAAAACAAGAGCTTGAAAATACCAACTCAAATAAAATCATCATAGTGCATTTGCAAGGCTCACATGGTCCAACCTACTATAAACGCTACCCAAGTGAGTTTAAAAAATTCATACCAACTTGCGATACAAACGAACTAAATACTTGCACTTATGAACAAATCATAAACACTTATGATAATACTTTGCTTTATACAGATTTTATTATAAAAAATCTCATAGATTTACTCAAAGAAAATCCAAATCAAGAAGCTTCTTTGCTTTATTTATCAGATCATGGAGAAAGCTTAGGTGAAAATGGAATTTATTTACATGGTATGCCTTATTTAATAGCACCAAAAGATCAAAAACACATACCAATGATATTTTGGAGCAAGGATAGTAAATTAAGTCAAGACTTACAAGGTAAAAAAGACTACAAACTTTCTCAAGATAATCTTTTTTCAAGTTTGCTAGGATATTTTGGCGTAAATAGCAAAGAATATGAAGAAAATTATGATTTATTTAGTAAAAATTTAAAGGAAAACCCACAATGA
- a CDS encoding metal ABC transporter permease, with product MLELLSSSFIQNAFLAAFLTSIACGIMGTLIMINRLSSMAGGITHGAFGGIGIAFYFGLPVLVSTSLFTLFLALLVAFLVQKYPFRSDNIVGVIWAFGMAVGIILIDLTPGYNGDLMGYLFGSILSVPTQDIVLFAVIDVIFIILVLLFYRQFEILSFDKEFANLRGVKTNLFHYLLIAMMAFCIVISIKVVGLILVIALLSIPAFIAESFSKKLGQMMIISTLLSISFCVIGLFVSFYYNLASGACIIASACIAFVLYLCFSAFLKKS from the coding sequence ATGCTTGAACTTTTATCTAGCTCTTTTATACAAAATGCTTTTTTGGCTGCATTTTTAACTAGTATTGCTTGTGGGATTATGGGGACTTTGATCATGATCAACCGCTTAAGCTCTATGGCAGGAGGCATTACGCATGGGGCTTTTGGGGGTATAGGTATAGCATTTTATTTTGGTTTGCCAGTACTTGTTAGCACGAGTTTATTTACTCTTTTTTTAGCCTTGCTTGTAGCATTTTTAGTGCAAAAATATCCTTTTAGAAGTGATAATATAGTCGGAGTTATATGGGCTTTTGGAATGGCTGTTGGTATCATACTCATAGACTTAACCCCTGGGTATAATGGTGATTTAATGGGGTATTTGTTTGGTAGCATTTTGTCTGTACCTACACAAGATATAGTTTTATTTGCAGTGATTGATGTGATTTTTATCATTTTAGTATTGCTTTTTTACCGCCAATTTGAAATTCTAAGCTTTGATAAAGAATTTGCAAACTTAAGAGGGGTTAAAACTAATCTTTTTCATTATCTTTTAATCGCGATGATGGCTTTTTGTATCGTTATAAGTATCAAAGTAGTAGGACTTATACTTGTGATAGCTTTGCTTAGCATACCTGCATTTATTGCTGAGAGTTTTTCTAAAAAGCTTGGTCAAATGATGATCATCTCTACGCTTTTGAGTATAAGTTTTTGTGTGATAGGACTTTTTGTGAGTTTTTATTATAACCTTGCAAGTGGAGCTTGTATCATAGCTAGCGCTTGTATAGCTTTTGTGCTTTATCTTTGCTTTAGCGCTTTTTTAAAGAAAAGTTAA